Proteins encoded within one genomic window of Jiangella mangrovi:
- the def gene encoding peptide deformylase, whose product MAVRPIRLFGDPVLRTQAEPVVDFDREVQQLVNDLIDTMQAAPGAGLAAPQIGVSLRVFTYDVDDVVGHLINPSLELSEEEQFGPEGCLSLPGLEYDCRRALRVVAHGFNMYGDPVAIEGSDRLARAIQHETDHLDGVLFIDKLDREARKAAMKVIREADWAGEEAPVIKDSPHATFGHAF is encoded by the coding sequence ATGGCCGTCCGTCCGATCCGCCTGTTCGGCGACCCGGTGCTGCGCACCCAGGCCGAGCCGGTGGTCGACTTCGACCGCGAGGTCCAGCAGCTGGTCAACGACCTGATCGACACCATGCAGGCCGCGCCCGGCGCCGGCCTCGCCGCCCCGCAGATCGGCGTCTCCCTCCGCGTCTTCACCTACGACGTCGACGACGTGGTCGGTCACCTCATCAACCCGTCGCTCGAACTCTCCGAGGAGGAGCAGTTCGGTCCCGAGGGCTGCCTCTCCCTCCCCGGCCTCGAGTACGACTGCCGCCGGGCGCTGCGCGTGGTCGCGCACGGCTTCAACATGTACGGCGACCCGGTCGCCATCGAGGGCTCGGACCGGCTGGCGCGGGCGATCCAGCACGAGACCGACCACCTCGACGGCGTGCTGTTCATCGACAAGCTCGACCGCGAGGCCCGCAAGGCCGCCATGAAGGTCATCCGCGAGGCCGACTGGGCCGGCGAGGAGGCCCCGGTCATCAAGGACTCGCCGCACGCCACCTTCGGCCACGCCTTCTGA
- a CDS encoding HAD family hydrolase, with amino-acid sequence MSAPEAVVFDLGGVLVDWDPRYLYRTLLPSEEHVERFLAEVTTPAWNAEQDAGRTWAAAVASLTASFPEHASLIAAYDERWIETIGGPIEESVELLRELRSSGSVGLYALTNWSAEKFPLALERFEFLSWFEGIVVSGTERLVKPDPRIFQLLLDRYGLDAASTVYIDDNPPNVDAAAELGLTSLHFTDPDRLRDELSQLGLVASSS; translated from the coding sequence ATGAGCGCGCCCGAGGCGGTCGTCTTCGACCTCGGGGGAGTGCTCGTCGACTGGGACCCGCGCTACCTGTACCGGACGCTGCTGCCGTCCGAGGAGCACGTGGAGCGGTTCCTGGCCGAGGTCACCACGCCTGCCTGGAACGCCGAGCAGGATGCGGGGCGGACGTGGGCCGCTGCGGTCGCGTCGTTGACGGCGTCGTTTCCCGAGCATGCTTCGCTGATCGCCGCCTACGACGAGCGGTGGATCGAGACCATCGGCGGGCCGATCGAGGAGTCGGTCGAGCTGCTGCGTGAGCTGCGCTCGTCGGGCTCGGTGGGGCTGTACGCACTGACCAACTGGTCCGCGGAGAAGTTCCCGCTGGCGCTCGAGCGGTTCGAGTTCCTGTCCTGGTTCGAGGGCATCGTGGTGTCCGGGACCGAGCGGCTGGTGAAGCCGGACCCGCGGATCTTCCAGCTCCTGCTCGACCGCTACGGCCTGGACGCGGCGTCGACGGTGTACATCGACGACAACCCGCCCAACGTCGACGCCGCCGCCGAGCTGGGCCTGACGAGCCTGCACTTCACCGACCCGGATCGGCTGCGCGACGAGCTGTCGCAGCTGGGTCTGGTCGCTTCGTCGTCGTAG
- a CDS encoding metal-sulfur cluster assembly factor gives MTTTVDLEDLKEALRDVVDPELGINVVDLGLIYGVTVDEQNVATVDMTLTSAACPLTDLIEEQAAAATDGLVAELRINWVWMPPWGPDKITDEGREQLRALGFNV, from the coding sequence ATGACCACCACCGTCGACCTCGAGGACCTCAAGGAGGCCCTCCGCGACGTCGTCGACCCCGAGCTGGGCATCAACGTCGTCGACCTCGGCCTCATCTACGGCGTCACCGTCGACGAGCAGAACGTCGCTACCGTCGACATGACCCTCACCAGCGCCGCCTGCCCGCTGACCGACCTCATCGAGGAGCAGGCCGCGGCCGCCACCGACGGTCTGGTCGCCGAGCTGCGCATCAACTGGGTGTGGATGCCGCCGTGGGGGCCGGACAAGATCACCGATGAGGGACGTGAGCAGCTCCGGGCGCTCGGCTTCAACGTATGA
- the sufU gene encoding Fe-S cluster assembly sulfur transfer protein SufU: MSDSLYQEIILDHYKHPHGRGLREPFGGEAHHVNPTCGDEITVRVALDGSTITDVSYEGQGCSISQASASVLHELLTGSSVSDAFETERVFVELMQGKGQIEPDEDVLGDGIAFAGVAKYPARVKCALLSWMAFKDATARAMAGPVTVEEDAR; this comes from the coding sequence GTGAGCGACAGCCTGTACCAGGAGATCATCCTGGACCACTACAAGCACCCGCACGGGCGCGGGCTGCGCGAGCCGTTCGGCGGCGAGGCGCACCACGTCAACCCCACGTGCGGCGACGAGATCACCGTCCGGGTCGCGCTCGACGGCTCGACCATCACGGACGTGTCCTACGAGGGTCAGGGCTGCTCCATCAGCCAGGCGTCGGCGAGCGTGCTGCACGAGCTGCTGACGGGGTCTTCGGTCTCCGACGCGTTCGAGACCGAGCGCGTGTTCGTCGAGCTGATGCAGGGCAAGGGACAGATCGAGCCCGACGAGGACGTGCTCGGCGACGGCATCGCCTTCGCCGGCGTCGCCAAGTACCCGGCCCGGGTCAAGTGCGCGCTGCTGAGCTGGATGGCTTTCAAGGACGCGACGGCGCGGGCCATGGCCGGCCCCGTCACCGTTGAGGAGGATGCACGATGA
- a CDS encoding cysteine desulfurase — protein sequence MSAPHSPLDVDRVRKDFPILERRLAGDKPLVYLDSANTSQKPAAVLETLAEHYSRHNANVARAVHQLGEESTAAYEGARDKLAALIKAPSRDEIIFTKNASEALNLVAHTLASGLADDPRYRLGPGDEIVVTEMEHHSNIVPWQLAAKRTGAAFRWFGLTDEGRLDLSTIGELINERTKIVSLVHQSNSLGTVNDVATVVARAREVGALVLLDGSQSVPHQPIDVNELGVDLLAFTGHKMVGPTGIGVLWGRREVLDGLPPFLGGGEMIETVEMTGSTFAGIPHKFEAGTPPIAQAIGLGAAVDYLTGVGLDRIHDHEQAITAYALEKVRGVDGVRIIGPDSMESRGGTVSFVVDGIHPHDVGQLLDEQGVAVRVGHHCARPVCVRYGIPATTRASFYLYTTFDEIDALADGLHQVKRFFG from the coding sequence GTGAGCGCACCGCACAGCCCGCTGGACGTGGATCGGGTCCGCAAGGACTTCCCGATCCTCGAACGGCGGCTCGCCGGTGACAAGCCGCTGGTCTACCTCGACTCCGCGAACACCTCGCAGAAGCCGGCGGCGGTGCTCGAGACCCTCGCCGAGCACTACTCGCGGCACAACGCCAACGTGGCGCGGGCCGTGCACCAGCTCGGCGAGGAGTCGACGGCGGCCTACGAGGGCGCCCGCGACAAGCTCGCGGCGCTGATCAAGGCGCCCAGCCGCGACGAGATCATCTTCACCAAGAACGCCTCCGAGGCGCTCAACCTGGTGGCGCACACGCTGGCCAGCGGCCTGGCCGACGACCCGCGCTACCGCCTCGGCCCGGGCGACGAGATCGTCGTCACCGAGATGGAGCACCACTCCAACATCGTGCCGTGGCAGCTGGCGGCGAAGCGCACGGGCGCGGCGTTCCGCTGGTTCGGGCTCACCGACGAGGGCCGGCTCGACCTCTCGACCATCGGCGAGCTGATCAACGAGCGGACGAAGATCGTCTCGTTGGTGCACCAGTCGAACAGCCTCGGAACCGTCAACGACGTCGCGACGGTGGTGGCGCGGGCCCGCGAGGTGGGCGCGCTGGTGCTGCTCGACGGCTCGCAGTCGGTGCCGCACCAGCCCATCGACGTCAATGAGCTGGGCGTCGACCTCCTCGCGTTCACCGGCCACAAGATGGTCGGGCCCACGGGCATCGGCGTGCTGTGGGGCCGGCGCGAGGTCCTGGACGGGCTGCCCCCGTTCCTCGGCGGTGGCGAGATGATCGAGACCGTCGAGATGACGGGGTCGACGTTCGCCGGCATCCCGCACAAGTTCGAGGCCGGCACCCCGCCGATCGCGCAGGCCATCGGTCTCGGCGCGGCGGTGGACTACCTGACCGGCGTCGGGCTGGACCGCATCCACGACCACGAGCAGGCGATCACGGCGTACGCGCTCGAGAAGGTGCGCGGCGTCGACGGCGTCCGCATCATCGGGCCCGACTCCATGGAGTCGCGCGGCGGCACCGTCTCGTTCGTCGTCGACGGCATCCACCCGCACGACGTCGGCCAGCTCCTCGACGAGCAGGGCGTCGCCGTCCGCGTCGGGCACCACTGCGCGCGGCCGGTCTGCGTCCGGTACGGAATACCCGCGACGACCCGAGCGTCGTTCTACCTGTACACGACGTTCGACGAGATCGACGCGCTCGCCGACGGTCTCCATCAGGTGAAGAGGTTCTTCGGGTGA